The sequence TCGTCGACCGTCCACGGCGACGTGCACGGCTCCCAGCCGTCCGAGGCGCGCATCAGCACCGGGGACGACTGGCGGTCGATGCGGCACTCGTAGCTGCCGCCGGCCTCGCCCTCGAACGTGAACGTGGCGCTGCGCTCGGTGGTCTCCCGCGCCGGCCCGCCGATGAGGACCGGGGCGTCCGGGCTGACCGTGTCGACGCGGAACGCGATCGTCTGCGGCGCGGACCAGAAGTCGGTGCCGGCGGCGCGGCGGCGCACCCGCAGCTCGTACGACCCGTCGGCGGGGACGGAGAACGCCGGCCCTCCGGAGTCGCTGCGGCACGCCTTCCACGCGCCGTCGCCGAGGGCGCACTCGTAGGCGTCGTCGGTGTCCGAGGGCGTCACGAGCTCGAACGTGCGGCTGCGAACGACCGCGATCCCGGCCTGCGCGTCGTACCGCGACGGCGCGAGCTCCGTGCCGGTGAAGGCGGGCGCCTCCTCCTTCGTGCCCGTGTCGTTGCGGTACAGCGTCACGGAGGCGCCGTCGGCGAGGACCAGGTCGTCGCGACGGTCGCCGTCGACGTCGAGCGCCGCCCCGACGCGCTCGCTCGTCAGCGGCGTGGTGTGCTGGCGGAGGGTGCGGACGTCGAAGGTCTCCAGCCGCGTCCCGTCGAGCGCGGCGACCGTGCCGCGCGACCCGCGGCCGTAGAGGTCCAGGGCGATCGGCGTGCCGATCTCCGCCTGCAGCTGGCCCGACAGGACGTGCTGGTCGACCTCGGTCGTGCCGTCGGTCCGGAACGCGCTCAGCGTGCTCGCGTCGCCGTCGGGGTACGAGAACCAGCGCGCGCCGGTGACGTCCTCGTCGGCCGCGACGCGGCCCGCCGCCCGGCCGAACGGCTGGCCGAACCCGGCGACCCGCGTCGCCACGTACGTCCCGGGCGCACCCGCATCCTCGTTCAGCTCGAGGACCTGGCCCGGGGCGCTGGAGGTCGACGCGACGAGCGCGTCGGCGTCCACGGCGTCCGTCCGCCGGCCGCGCGACAGGGGGCCGGTCGGGATGCCCGACGCGGTGCCGACCTGCCCGAGCGTCCCGTCGTCCCGCTTCCCGAAGAAGACGACCACGCCGTCCTGCAGCGAGACGGCGACGACCGGCGGACGACCCGGCAGGAAGCGCCCGGCGGCGAGGGCGACCGGCTGGCCCGTCAGCCCGAAGGCGTCCTGGCCCTGCGTCACGGGGTCGACGAGGTGCAGGACCCCCGCGCTGCCGCTCTCGCTGCTCGACGCGACGGCGATGGCGTCCCGCCCGGCCTCGCCGACGTCGGCGGCCGCCGCGGCCACGGGCTGCGCGTCGTCGTAGAAGCCGAAGCTCCCGTCGACCAGCGCCACGCCCGTCCCGGACGGCTCGAACAGCGACACGCCGGAGATGGAGAACTCGCTGCCCGGCGCGCTCCCGGTGCCGGGAAGGGTCACCGCGGCGATCCGCTCCTCGCCGCCGGGGCCGAACCGTCCGTGGACGACGAAGCGCACCGGCCCGCCGTCCGTGCCGACGGTGGTCGCCTTCTCGAACGTGGGCGCGTACGTGGGGAGGGCCGGCAGCGGGGTCGCGGACGCGGCGGCGGGGAGGACGAGGCCCACGGCGACGACGCCGAGAGCGGTGGCGCGGAAGAACCGCGCGGGGTGGGAGTGGGGCATGGGTCGAGCCTCGGTGGGGGGACTTCCACGCGGCGGCTGTCCACCCGTGGTGGAGGGAGCATCGGCCGCGGGGCCCCGGAAGTGAAGGCGCAGCCCCCACATTCCGCGCGGGCGGCCGTTCCCCGTGGACGAACGTCGTAGCCCGTGCCGCGGCGCGGGGCGCCCGGCCGGCCCGAGAGGCTCGGGCCGGCCGGGCGCGGGCTAGTAGCGCACGTCGATCTCGACGCGGCGGTTGAGCGCGCGGCCGCCCTTCGTGGCGTTCGACGCGCGCGGCTCGGTGTCGCCGGCCGAGCGCACGGCCACCTCGCCGTCGAAGCCGGCGGCGGCGAGCAGGCGACGGAACGCCTCGGCGCGGCGCTGGCCCAGGCGGCGGTTGACCGCGGCGGAGCCGACGGCGTCGGTGTGGCCCACGATCGTGATCGTGCGCGCGCCGTCGAGCTGGCGCGCGAGCGACGCGGCGAGCGCGCGACCGGCCCGCGACGGGGTCGCCGAGTCGAACGCGAACAGCCCGTCCGTCGGGACGACGACGACCTTCTTCGGCAGCACGCGCACGGTCTTGTGCGTGCGCTCGGTCGTGCCGTCGGCCGTCTTCACGGCGAGCGTCACGCGGACCTTCAGACCGCCCAGGCGCTGGACCTTGCGGGCCGTGGCCGGGGACAGGTCGACCGGGACGACGCCGGCGCCGGTGCGGCGGCCCTCGCCGACGGTCTTCCCCCCGCGGGTCACCGTCACGGTGCAGCGGTAGTCCGTGGCGCCCGGCGACGCGCAGCCGACGGCCACGCGGCGGCCGGTGGCCGTCGCGGTCGGGGTCTTGCCCTTGCCCGCCGGCACGCCGACGGACAGCTTCGCCTCGACGGGCTTGGCGGCCGGCGCGGGGGCGGGGGCCGGGGCGGGCGCGGGCGCGGCGGGCGTCGGCTTGGGCGTCTCCTTCGCGGGGGCGGGAGCCGGGGCCTCGGGGGCCGGCGCGGGCTCGACGACCGTCCACGTCCACTCCGCGGGCTCGCCGTGGTTGCCGGCGGCGTCGGTCTGGCGGATCAGCATGGTGTGCTGGCCCAGGGACAGGTCGTCGACGGTCCACGGCGACGTGCAGTCGACCCACCGGGGGCCGGGCGTGCGCGCCGCGCCGGCGGCGGTGTACTGGATCTTCTCGTCGAGCAGGCACTGGAACGTCGCGTCCGGCTCGCCGTCGAAGCCGAACGTCGCGCTGCGGCTGCTCGTCGCGGTCGTCTCGTCCGGGCCGGCGAGCTTCGTCGGGGCCTTCGGGTCGACCGTGTCGAGCTCGAAGCCGACGGTCGTCTCCTCCGAGGCGACCTCGCGCGCCGCGTCGTAGGCGCGGAACCGGACCGTGTGCAGGCCGTCCTGCAGGCCGAACAGGCCGACCCACCCGTCGGTCTGGTGCCAGCCCGGCTCGTCGTCGACGCGGTACTGCAGGGCGGCGCCCGGCACCGGGTCGGCGTGGTACTGCGGGAAGTTCGTCCGGCCGCTCGGGCCCTGGACGGTCGGCTTGGCCGGGACGCTGGCGTCGACGCGGAAGGCGATGGTCTGCTCAGGCCCCCAGAACTGCGTGCCGACGACACGGCGGCGCACGCGCACCAGGTGCGGGCCGTCCGTGGTCTCGAAGGCGGGGACGTCGATGCCGACGCAGGGGCGCCAGGAGTCCTCGGCGTCGAGCGCGCACTGGTACTCGTCGCCGTCGTCGGTCGGGACGGTGAGATCGAAGCGCTTCGACGTCACGACCTGCACGTCGCCGGCTGCGTCGTGCACGGACGGCGTCAGGGCGCTCGGCTCCAGCGCGGGCTTCGGGGCCGTGGTGACGTTGCGGTACAGGGACACGGCGGTGCCCTCGGCCACGGCGAGGTCGTCTCGGTGGTCGCCGTCGACGTCCAGAGCCGCTGCCACGGTCCCCGGCGAGGGGTTGGCGGCGAGCGTGTTGGCTCCGGTGACGACGTTCTGCTGCCACATGGCGCCCGAGCCGAGGGAGAGCACGTCGTAGGCGCGGTCGCGCCCGTAGACGTCCAGGACGACGGGGGCCCCGGTCGTGCCGAGGATCCGCATGAAGGGACCGCCGCCGAACAGCGACAGCGAGCCGCCGCCGCGGATCCAGCTCGTGGAGCTGCCGTCGCCGCGCATGGTGTACCAGCGCTTCCCGTACGGATCGAGGTCCTGCGCGACGAGGTTCTGGTCCGCGGCGAACGGCTGCCCGCCGCCGCCGGTCTGGACCGCGCGGAACGTGGGAGTGCTGCCGTCGCTGTCGACGGGCTGGAACTCCCATCGCAGGGTGGTGCGGCTGTCGTCGCTGCGGGTGAACAGCGACTCCGTGGCCGGGGTCATCTGGCTGGTGCCGACGCCGAGCGCCGAGTATGGGACGTTCGCCACCCGGTCGACCAGGTGCAGTCCGTCGGCGTCGGCGCGGTAGAAGGCGACCTTGTCGCCACCCAGGCTGATGGCGATGACGCGACCGAGGCCGGGCAGGAAGCGGCCGACGGCCACGCCCTTGGCGATGCCCTGGACGGCGATCGTCTGGTGCGTCAGGCCGGCGTGCAGGTCGAAGGTCTCGAGCCGGCTGCCCGTGTCGTCGGCGCTCACCACGACGACGGCCTCCTTGCCGCTGTCGTCGACGATGCCGGCGGTGGACGCGAGCGCGTACGAGCCCGTGAGCGGGACGCTGCGCAGCAGCCCGTAGGCGCCGGTGCCGGTGTCGCCGAACAGGGCGACGGCCGCCGGGGCGTCGTCGCCGTTGGCCTTCGCCCCGGCCGCGGAGACGGTCGCGACGGTCTGCCGGTCGTCGTTGTTGAACCGGCCGTGCAGGATCGTCTCGATCGTGCCGTTCTCGGAGTCGGCGCCGACGAGGCGCTGGAACATCGCCGGGTGCGGCGTCGGCGACGGCGCCGTGTTCTGCGCCGAAGCCAGCGCAGGGAAGAGGGCGGCGACGCCGAGCGCGCCGAGGACGGCGGAGACGCGGGCGTAGCGGAAGGGATCTGAGCTCATGGGGCTTTCGGGTGTGGGACGGCGATGGCGCACGGGCGCCGGTGCGTCCGTCCCGCGCGCGGCGGACGGACGCCGTCCGCGGGCGCGGACGGACGCAGGGGTGATCGGCCGCCCGACAGGAGACTTGGGGCGGACGGGGTCGCCGGACGCCCTCCTGCGGGAAATCCCGTAGACGCCCGTCCGAGCGGCGCGTCCGGCCCGCTGCCGCTCGTACGGACGTCCGCCGGCGAGTGCGCGCGTCGCCGTCCCCGGCCGATCACCGGGGCGATCACCGTGCGCCCGCTCACTGCTCCCGCCCCCGCCGCTCCGTCGCCGCTGCCCGGCAGCCGCGTGCCCTCCACGGGCCTCGGCGCGATGGTCGTCTTCGACCCGCGGCTGCTCGCGCTGCGCCCGTCCGACGTCCCGGCGAGCGCCCGCGCCTGACCCTCCGGAGCACGGGAGCGCCGCGCGTCGGCGGCCCGCACGGCCGTCCGCCGCGGACGGTCCGGGGTTGCCCGATCGGCGCCGCTCGTGCATGATGGACCTGTGACGATCCGTCACATCACGCCGCTTATTCCCGCGGACGCCGTAGTAGGCGTCCGCCGCGGCGTGCTCGTAGCCGGCCTCACGGCCGGCGTCCGCTAGGCACCGGAACCGCCCTCGCTCGGCCCTCGTGGCCGCCCGCGCGTTCCCGCCCAGCTCCTCCTCGATCCGCCGTCCGCCCCGCCCCGTTCCTGCGAAGGGAGCGCACTCGTGCGTCCGCATACCCCGACATCCACACCCGCCTCCACCACACCGCCCACCCAGCACCGCAGCCAGGTCCCCGCCACGGGCCTGGGCATGATGGTCACCTACGACCCGCGGATCCTCGCCGCGAGCGTCGCCCCGCCGCCCGCGACCCGTCCGCAGGAGGGCGCCTGATGTCGTCCTGGTCCTCGTCCGCCCCGGGCGCCGCCGGCGCTCCGACGAGCGCGTCGCCCGACGCCGCCGCGGACGCCGCGCCGAGCGCCCGGTCCTCGGTTGCCGCGGAGGCTGCCGACGCCCCGACGCGCGCGTCGTCCTGGGCTGCCGCGGAGGCCGCGCGGTCCACCGCCGCCGGCGCGTCGACCCCGGCCCCGCCCGCGCCCGGCCGCACCGTCCGCGGCGCCGACCGGCTCGTCCGGGCGCTGCTCGCCGAGGGCGTGCAGACGGTCTTCGGCCTGCCGGGCGGCGCGTCGCTGCCGATCCACGACGCCCTGCACGCGTCGCCGATCGAGCACGTGCTCGTGCGCCACGAGGCCGCCGCCGGCCACGCGGCCGAGGGCTACGCGAAGGCGAGCGGCCGCGTCGGGGTGGCGCTCGTCACGAGCGGCCCGGGCGCGACGAACCTCGTCACCGCGATCGCCGACGCGCACGCCGACTCGGTCCCCACGGTCTTCGTCACCGCCCAGGTGCCGACGACGCTGCGCGGCACGAACGCGTTCCAGGAGTGCGACGTCATCGGCATGACCGCGCCGATCGTCAAGCACTCGATCGCCGTCGAGCGGGCGGACGAGATCGCGGCCGCGATCCACGAGGCGTTCCACGTCGCGCGGACCGGGCGGCCGGGGCCGGTCGTCGTCGACGTGCCGTCCGACCTGGCGAAGGCGCCGGCGCGCGCCGCGGACGGCCCCGTCTCGCTGCCGGGCTACCGCACGCGGGCGACGCCGAACGGCGGCCAGATCCGTCGGGCGGCCGAGGCGATCGCGGTGGCCGAGCGGCCGGTCGTGCTGGCGGGCGGCGGCGTCGTGCACGCCGACGCGGCCGACGCCCTGACCGCGCTGGGGCGGGACTTCGACCTGCCGGTGGTCACCACGCTGATGGCG comes from Patulibacter sp. SYSU D01012 and encodes:
- a CDS encoding OmpA family protein, which translates into the protein MSSDPFRYARVSAVLGALGVAALFPALASAQNTAPSPTPHPAMFQRLVGADSENGTIETILHGRFNNDDRQTVATVSAAGAKANGDDAPAAVALFGDTGTGAYGLLRSVPLTGSYALASTAGIVDDSGKEAVVVVSADDTGSRLETFDLHAGLTHQTIAVQGIAKGVAVGRFLPGLGRVIAISLGGDKVAFYRADADGLHLVDRVANVPYSALGVGTSQMTPATESLFTRSDDSRTTLRWEFQPVDSDGSTPTFRAVQTGGGGQPFAADQNLVAQDLDPYGKRWYTMRGDGSSTSWIRGGGSLSLFGGGPFMRILGTTGAPVVLDVYGRDRAYDVLSLGSGAMWQQNVVTGANTLAANPSPGTVAAALDVDGDHRDDLAVAEGTAVSLYRNVTTAPKPALEPSALTPSVHDAAGDVQVVTSKRFDLTVPTDDGDEYQCALDAEDSWRPCVGIDVPAFETTDGPHLVRVRRRVVGTQFWGPEQTIAFRVDASVPAKPTVQGPSGRTNFPQYHADPVPGAALQYRVDDEPGWHQTDGWVGLFGLQDGLHTVRFRAYDAAREVASEETTVGFELDTVDPKAPTKLAGPDETTATSSRSATFGFDGEPDATFQCLLDEKIQYTAAGAARTPGPRWVDCTSPWTVDDLSLGQHTMLIRQTDAAGNHGEPAEWTWTVVEPAPAPEAPAPAPAKETPKPTPAAPAPAPAPAPAPAAKPVEAKLSVGVPAGKGKTPTATATGRRVAVGCASPGATDYRCTVTVTRGGKTVGEGRRTGAGVVPVDLSPATARKVQRLGGLKVRVTLAVKTADGTTERTHKTVRVLPKKVVVVPTDGLFAFDSATPSRAGRALAASLARQLDGARTITIVGHTDAVGSAAVNRRLGQRRAEAFRRLLAAAGFDGEVAVRSAGDTEPRASNATKGGRALNRRVEIDVRY
- a CDS encoding OmpA family protein encodes the protein MPHSHPARFFRATALGVVAVGLVLPAAASATPLPALPTYAPTFEKATTVGTDGGPVRFVVHGRFGPGGEERIAAVTLPGTGSAPGSEFSISGVSLFEPSGTGVALVDGSFGFYDDAQPVAAAAADVGEAGRDAIAVASSSESGSAGVLHLVDPVTQGQDAFGLTGQPVALAAGRFLPGRPPVVAVSLQDGVVVFFGKRDDGTLGQVGTASGIPTGPLSRGRRTDAVDADALVASTSSAPGQVLELNEDAGAPGTYVATRVAGFGQPFGRAAGRVAADEDVTGARWFSYPDGDASTLSAFRTDGTTEVDQHVLSGQLQAEIGTPIALDLYGRGSRGTVAALDGTRLETFDVRTLRQHTTPLTSERVGAALDVDGDRRDDLVLADGASVTLYRNDTGTKEEAPAFTGTELAPSRYDAQAGIAVVRSRTFELVTPSDTDDAYECALGDGAWKACRSDSGGPAFSVPADGSYELRVRRRAAGTDFWSAPQTIAFRVDTVSPDAPVLIGGPARETTERSATFTFEGEAGGSYECRIDRQSSPVLMRASDGWEPCTSPWTVDDLALGAHVAEIRQTDAAGNQGATTTVAWTVVAPTPAAPTPTPAPATPPAAPAPTPVAPTPAPDAPIAAELAVGGPAKRGETPVATVTGRRVAVGCAAPGAADYRCTVTVTRGGRTVGTGRRTGSGVVPVDLDRATARKVQRLGGLRVRVTLTVKADDGRTSKVRKTVRLLPRKVLVVPTDGLFAFDSATPSRAADRLARRIARQLDGARTITIVGHTDARGTAAVNRRLGERRAEAFRRLLARHGFDGRVTVRSAGDTEPRTSNATERGRALNRRVEIDVRY